In Eremothecium gossypii ATCC 10895 chromosome III, complete sequence, the genomic window GGGGCCACCTACCCAACGTGGTGTTCTGTGAACCTGGGGGCCTTCTTATGCGGGCGGTGCGCGGCGGTCCACCGCAAGGTGCTCACGGGCGAGCAGGGGGGGCCGGAGTCGCATGTTAAGTCTCTGACGCTGGACCGCTGGACCGTGGACGAGCTAGAGGAGATTACCAACAGCGGCGGGAACCGCCGGAATCACCACACCTGGAATGTGCGCAACGTGGCCTTCCCGTATGATGGTGACGATGACCGCAGCCGCGTGGAGGACTTTATCCGCAACAAGTACATCGTGGGCAAGTTCGGGCAGGGCGGGGGGCGCGGAAGCGGATACCGGCCAGACTCCTCGTCCCGGAGGGGGCACGACGAGTTTGCAGACCGTCGTTCGCGCTCTGCGTCTTTTTCGCGCTCCTCGAATCGTAGCTACAGCTCGCTGAATAGCGCCAGTCCTCCTCGGAGTGGGGGAATTCCCCTCCTGACTCACCGTACCGTGCATGACCACGAGATCGGTCGGTACGGCAGTCAGCTGGCGACTATGAAAAGTCTGGGGTATTCCGACACAGACGCCATTGTGGAGGCTCTGGTGCTATCCCGGGGTGATATTAACGTGGCGTTAGATATCCTCGATAAAGATGCGAAGCTTCGGAAGGAGTCAccggcaccgccgccgccccccCCTCGCCCCACGtcgcccgccgccagcggcACCAGGAGCTCTCCTCCAAAGCCACAGCCAGCCGTCTTCGACGGCTTCAATGGTATCCAGCCACAGACCACACAAGCCCAGACCTTTGATGGCGGCGTCCAGCAGTACCTCGACCCCGTGACCGGCCAGATCTACGTGGACCAGAGCCAGTATTTGCAAGCCatgcaacagcagcagctccagcaacagcagctccagcaacagcagctccagcagcagcagctccagcaacaacagctccagcagcagcagctccaacagcagcagctccagcagcagctccagttccagcagctccagcagcagcctACAGCTGTCGACAAGAACGCGCTCATGGCTCTTTACAGCAGGCCGGACCTATATTCCAGTCCGGTGGAAATCCGTCCTGATAATCCCCAGTATGCTGCActacagcagcagcagcagcagcagcagcagcagctccgaCTCCAGCAGACTATGaaccagcagcagcccATGCTTTTCGCACAGCAGATGCCGCAGCAGATGCCACAGTTCCCCCAGCAATATCCACAGCAGTTCCCCCAGCAGTACCAGCAATCTAACCAAGGCACGCAACCCCCAACGGCCTCGCAGGGCGCTTATCCTGGCTACAACTACCAGATGTAGTTCTGTATCAGTACGTAATTAAAAACCACGTGAAACAAACGTAACTAGTGACGCCACAAGCACATCTCATCAGGGGCTCAGTTAGAGCCATGATAACAACAAACCAACCGCGTTAGCTTTAAGTTCGCCACCTAGTAGTAGGACTATAAAACTAGGTTGAGCCGTATCGGTTCACATAGGTTAGTCAACTGGTGGATTCGTGAGGCTTCTAAGCATCTCAACTGGCGAAACTCCCAGCAGTTGCATATGAATAGGGCAGCTGAAGGAGTTATTTTGCAAATCTTAGACTGAAAGACTTGGCTAGGCAGCAGGATTGGTACGAGAGTAGCGGCAGAGTAGGAGCCGTGTATAGCGAAGAAGGAATGAACAACGTTAAATCAGGTGGACGTCCAGTGGCAATAGTTGCAGAGCGGTATGTGGTTGAGAAGGAAATCGGCCGCGGCTCGTTCGCAGTGGTCTACAAGGGACATCTAGCCG contains:
- the GTS1 gene encoding Gts1p (Syntenic homolog of Saccharomyces cerevisiae YGL181W (GTS1)) produces the protein MRFKSSRTVERELKALVSSPENANRCGECGATYPTWCSVNLGAFLCGRCAAVHRKVLTGEQGGPESHVKSLTLDRWTVDELEEITNSGGNRRNHHTWNVRNVAFPYDGDDDRSRVEDFIRNKYIVGKFGQGGGRGSGYRPDSSSRRGHDEFADRRSRSASFSRSSNRSYSSLNSASPPRSGGIPLLTHRTVHDHEIGRYGSQLATMKSLGYSDTDAIVEALVLSRGDINVALDILDKDAKLRKESPAPPPPPPRPTSPAASGTRSSPPKPQPAVFDGFNGIQPQTTQAQTFDGGVQQYLDPVTGQIYVDQSQYLQAMQQQQLQQQQLQQQQLQQQQLQQQQLQQQQLQQQQLQQQLQFQQLQQQPTAVDKNALMALYSRPDLYSSPVEIRPDNPQYAALQQQQQQQQQQLRLQQTMNQQQPMLFAQQMPQQMPQFPQQYPQQFPQQYQQSNQGTQPPTASQGAYPGYNYQM